CATGTGGAAGATTTGGAATTGTAGGAATTCGGTCATTTTTTATGATAAGAGATTTGAGGACCGGTCAACCTTGGCCTTTGTCCGATCCTTCTTTAAAGAGCTTGATATCACCTTTTCTTGTCTTGGCACCATCAGGAATACTTGGACTGATTATTCCATCACTAGGGGGCTCAGTATTGCCAATCGGGCTGCACCGCCTCCTCGCGTGATtgaggttcactggtggccgCCGGTTTCTCATTGAATTAAAGTTAACACAGACGGTTCTGCTATGGGCGCTCCGAGCCTAATTGCTGCTGGTAGTGTGATCTTTCGGGATGAATGGGCGTGGGTTCGTGGATGTTTTCATACTCAAGGGGGTAttggttttgcctttgaagcaaAGTTGTTGGTCATTATCACTGCTATCAACATTGCTCACGACCGTGGTTGGCTCCATCTTTGGGTTGAAGCGGATTCTATTTACGTGGTTAGGTTACTGGAGACTCGGTCCACTCATTTTCCTTGGCGTTTTATTGCGTCTTGGAATCATGGTCTTCGTCTCCTTCAAGACTTTCATTTGATGGTCACTCACATCTATAGGGAGGGTAATAAGCCTGCGGATATTATGGCGAATGGCGAGAGACAAGAGGGCTGGTGGCCGTTTGCTATTGAGG
The genomic region above belongs to Salvia miltiorrhiza cultivar Shanhuang (shh) chromosome 5, IMPLAD_Smil_shh, whole genome shotgun sequence and contains:
- the LOC131025962 gene encoding uncharacterized protein LOC131025962 — its product is MGAPSLIAAGSVIFRDEWAWVRGCFHTQGGIGFAFEAKLLVIITAINIAHDRGWLHLWVEADSIYVVRLLETRSTHFPWRFIASWNHGLRLLQDFHLMVTHIYREGNKPADIMANGERQEGWWPFAIEDIK